In Oryza glaberrima chromosome 8, OglaRS2, whole genome shotgun sequence, the following are encoded in one genomic region:
- the LOC127781948 gene encoding alpha-soluble NSF attachment protein 2, with product MGDHEARGDDFEKKAEKKLSGWGIFGSKYEDAADLFDKGANSFKLAKNWSRAAQVYIKIANCHLKGDSKHEAASAYVEAANCYKKFSPQEAAQALNQAVDLFLEIGRLNMAARYCKDIGEIYHQEQDLEKASDYLEKSADLFDSEGQSSQSNSIKQKVAEIAAQLEQYQKANEIFEAIARQQINNNLLKYSVRGILLNAGICQLCRGDVVAITNSMERYQDIDPTFSGTREYKLLSDLAAAMEEGDVAKFTDAIKEFDSMTRLDPWKTTLLLRAKNELKKKEDDEDDLT from the exons atggGGGACCACGAGGCCCGCGGGGATGACTTCGAGAAGAAGGCGGAGAAGAAGCTCTCCGGGTGGGGGATCTTCGGCTCCAAGTACGAGGACGCCGCCGACCTCTTCGACAAGGGGGCCAACTCCTTCAAGCTCGCCAAGAACT ggAGCAGAGCTGCACAAGTGTACATCAAGATTGCTAACTGCCATTTGAAG GGTGACAGTAAGCATGAAGCTGCCTCAGCTTATGTCGAGGCGGCAAATTGCTATAAAAAGTTCTCTCCTCAAG AGGCTGCACAAGCGCTAAACCAGGCTGTTGATCTTTTCTTGGAAATTGGTAGATTGAACATGGCTGCAAGATATTGTAAG GACATTGGTGAGATATATCATCAAGAACAAGATTTAGAGAAGGCTTCAGATTACCTGGAAAAATCGGCTGATCTTTTTGACAGTGAGGGGCAATCATCTCAATCAAACAGTATCAAGCAGAAAGTTGCAGAAATTGCTGCTCAGTTGGAACA ATACCAGAAGGCAAATGAGATATTTGAAGCAATTGCTCGCCAACAAATCAACAATAATCTTCTTAAGTACAGTGTCAGAGGTATTCTCCTCAACGCAGGCATTTGTCAGCTATGCAGAGGTGATGTTGTTGCTATCACAAATTCAATGGAGCGATATCAG GATATTGACCCAACATTCTCGGGGACACGAGAATACAAGCTTTTATCT GATCTTGCTGCAGCTATGGAGGAAGGAGATGTTGCCAAGTTCACTGATGCCATTAAGGAATTTGACAGCATGACACGTCTG GACCCCTGGAAAACAACCCTCCTCCTCAGGGCAAAGAATGAGCTGAAGAAAAAGGAGGATGACGAGGATGATCTAACCTAA